The Devosia sp. A16 genome includes a window with the following:
- a CDS encoding metallochaperone AztD gives MQGDADRVSAIASGIALDDHGDHADLDVVAPQLLDAAVVGDKPVHFVEHRGDIALFFDGEGVARLLSERDWLAGDATTRDLKVAAPHHGVAAPVGEYTLISRPNIADPTALPVGIDVYGADGAAIGDLQACPELHGEASSGDTLAIACAAGLLLVREAKDGPKLEVLAYPASLPEGKSTTLLGGVAMQYWLGNYGADRVVIIDPSAAEPFRLVDLPSRRVHFAIDPQRVKYAYLFTEDGALHRLDVVSGAIDRTLPLTRPYSMDGEWSLPRPRLAVAGDHIAVTDPLAGTIHLVDAETFAPARDIPVTGTPYNIVAVGGSGATHE, from the coding sequence GTGCAGGGTGACGCCGACCGTGTTTCCGCCATCGCCTCCGGCATTGCGCTCGACGACCACGGCGATCACGCCGACCTCGACGTCGTCGCGCCCCAACTGCTCGATGCTGCCGTCGTCGGCGACAAGCCGGTGCACTTCGTCGAGCACCGCGGCGACATCGCTCTGTTCTTCGATGGCGAAGGCGTAGCCCGTCTGCTCTCGGAGAGGGACTGGCTCGCCGGCGATGCCACCACCCGCGACCTGAAGGTCGCGGCTCCGCACCATGGCGTCGCCGCCCCGGTGGGCGAGTACACGCTGATCTCACGCCCGAACATCGCGGATCCCACGGCGCTGCCGGTCGGCATCGACGTCTATGGCGCCGATGGCGCCGCCATCGGCGATCTCCAAGCCTGCCCGGAGCTGCACGGTGAAGCCAGTTCCGGCGACACCCTCGCCATCGCCTGCGCTGCCGGACTGCTGCTGGTGCGCGAGGCCAAGGACGGTCCGAAGCTCGAGGTGCTGGCCTACCCGGCCAGCCTGCCCGAGGGCAAATCCACGACGTTGCTCGGCGGCGTCGCCATGCAGTATTGGCTCGGCAACTATGGCGCCGACCGCGTCGTCATCATCGACCCTTCGGCGGCCGAGCCGTTCCGGCTCGTCGACCTGCCGAGCCGCCGCGTCCACTTCGCCATCGACCCGCAGCGGGTGAAATACGCCTACCTCTTCACCGAAGATGGGGCGCTGCACCGGCTCGATGTCGTCTCCGGTGCCATAGACAGGACGCTGCCGCTCACCCGGCCCTATTCGATGGATGGCGAGTGGAGCCTGCCGCGGCCCCGTCTTGCTGTCGCGGGTGACCATATCGCCGTCACCGACCCGCTTGCCGGCACTATCCACCTTGTCGATGCCGAAACCTTCGCGCCGGCCCGCGACATCCCTGTCACCGGCACCCCTTACAACATCGTCGCGGTCGGCGGCTCCGGCGCGACGCACGAGTAA
- a CDS encoding Fur family transcriptional regulator, giving the protein MAHSHEAHHHERPRDLTRNQELVLTTLNNAEAPLSAYDILDKLRDEGLRAPLQVYRALEKLIEHGLAHRLESLNAFVCCADANCHGRASGTAAFAICSNCGRVDEFADPEVTARLAAWAGETGFALERTTIELRGRCAECRGAE; this is encoded by the coding sequence ATGGCCCATAGTCACGAAGCCCACCACCACGAGCGGCCGCGCGACCTGACGCGCAACCAGGAGCTGGTGCTGACGACGCTCAACAATGCCGAGGCGCCGCTCTCGGCCTATGACATTCTCGACAAGCTGCGCGACGAAGGGCTGCGGGCGCCGCTGCAGGTCTATCGGGCGCTGGAAAAGCTGATCGAGCACGGGCTGGCGCACCGGCTGGAATCACTCAACGCCTTCGTCTGCTGCGCCGACGCCAATTGCCACGGCCGCGCCAGCGGCACGGCGGCCTTCGCCATCTGCTCCAATTGCGGGCGGGTGGACGAGTTCGCCGACCCGGAAGTGACGGCGCGGCTTGCTGCCTGGGCCGGGGAAACAGGGTTCGCGCTCGAACGGACGACGATTGAGCTGCGCGGCCGGTGCGCGGAGTGCCGGGGGGCGGAGTAG
- a CDS encoding dipeptide ABC transporter ATP-binding protein, which produces MSTVLEARNLVRDYHIGGTLFGGGRTVHAVKGVSFRLEQGKTLAIVGESGSGKSTLARILTLIDRQTDGELLIDGETIDIKKTGVTAAMRRKVQIVFQNPYGSLNPRQKIGNVLMEPLLLNTDMSAAERRDRALDMLVKVGLQPEHFNRYPHMFSGGQRQRIAIARAIILKPSLLVLDEPVSALDLSVQAQILNLLADLQDEFGLTYVFISHDLSVVKYIADEVMVMYLGEAVEQGTRDKVFANPEHPYTRSLFAATPRADVDSIKARLARKAALASA; this is translated from the coding sequence ATGTCGACCGTCCTCGAAGCCAGGAACCTGGTGCGCGACTACCATATCGGCGGTACCCTGTTCGGCGGCGGCCGCACCGTGCATGCCGTCAAGGGCGTCAGCTTCAGGCTCGAGCAGGGCAAGACGCTGGCGATCGTCGGCGAGTCCGGGTCGGGCAAGTCGACGCTGGCCCGCATCCTCACGCTGATCGACCGGCAGACCGACGGCGAACTGCTGATCGACGGCGAGACCATCGACATCAAGAAGACCGGCGTCACCGCCGCGATGCGCCGCAAGGTGCAGATCGTCTTCCAGAACCCCTATGGCTCGCTGAACCCGCGCCAGAAGATCGGCAACGTGCTGATGGAGCCGTTGCTGCTCAACACCGATATGTCGGCGGCCGAGCGTCGCGACCGGGCGCTCGACATGCTGGTGAAGGTCGGGCTGCAGCCCGAACACTTCAACCGCTACCCGCACATGTTCTCGGGCGGCCAGCGCCAACGCATCGCCATCGCCCGCGCCATCATCCTGAAGCCTTCGCTGCTGGTGCTCGACGAGCCGGTGTCGGCGCTCGATCTGTCGGTGCAGGCGCAGATCCTCAACCTCTTGGCCGACCTGCAGGACGAGTTCGGGCTGACCTATGTGTTCATCAGCCACGACCTCAGCGTGGTCAAATACATCGCCGACGAGGTGATGGTGATGTACCTGGGCGAGGCGGTGGAGCAGGGGACGCGCGACAAGGTGTTCGCCAACCCCGAGCACCCCTATACCCGCTCGCTGTTCGCAGCGACGCCGCGGGCCGATGTCGACAGCATCAAGGCGCGACTGGCCCGGAAGGCAGCTCTGGCTTCGGCCTGA
- a CDS encoding metal ABC transporter permease: protein MLDDFFTRAIIAGIGLALVTGPLGCFIVWRRMAYFGDTMAHSALLGVALSLVLQVNMTLGVFIIAAAVAGALLLLQRRQTLSTDALLGILSHSALAIGLVVAFLSGIRVDLMGFLFGDILAVSVTDIVVIYLGGLVILAVLAAMWRPLLAATVNAELAEAEGMRPELTRIVFMLLLASVIAIAMKIVGVLLITALLIIPAATARRLSTTPEQMALISAGVGALAVAGGLFGSLRFDTPSGPSIVVAALALFLISIALPVQLWRARREA, encoded by the coding sequence ATGCTTGACGATTTCTTCACCCGCGCGATCATTGCCGGGATCGGGCTGGCGCTGGTCACCGGCCCGCTCGGCTGCTTCATCGTGTGGCGGCGGATGGCCTATTTCGGCGACACCATGGCGCATTCGGCGCTGCTCGGGGTGGCGCTGAGCCTGGTGTTACAGGTGAACATGACGCTTGGCGTGTTCATCATCGCCGCCGCCGTCGCTGGCGCCCTGCTACTGCTGCAGCGGCGGCAGACGCTCTCGACCGATGCGCTGCTCGGCATCCTCAGCCATTCGGCGCTGGCCATCGGCCTCGTGGTGGCGTTCCTCAGTGGCATTCGGGTCGACCTGATGGGGTTCTTGTTCGGCGACATTCTCGCGGTGTCGGTGACCGATATCGTGGTGATCTACCTGGGGGGCCTGGTGATCCTCGCGGTGCTGGCGGCAATGTGGCGGCCGTTGCTGGCGGCGACGGTCAATGCCGAGTTGGCCGAAGCCGAAGGCATGCGCCCGGAGCTAACGCGGATCGTCTTCATGTTGCTGCTCGCTTCGGTGATCGCCATCGCCATGAAGATCGTCGGGGTGCTGCTGATCACGGCGCTGCTGATCATTCCGGCGGCGACGGCGCGGCGACTGAGCACCACGCCCGAGCAGATGGCGCTGATCTCGGCCGGTGTGGGCGCGCTGGCGGTGGCCGGCGGGCTGTTCGGCTCGCTCCGCTTCGACACGCCGAGCGGCCCGTCGATCGTCGTGGCGGCGCTGGCGCTGTTCCTCATTTCCATCGCGCTACCGGTCCAGCTGTGGCGCGCCAGACGGGAGGCCTGA
- a CDS encoding putative bifunctional diguanylate cyclase/phosphodiesterase — protein MLNFTLWIALPAVAVYLGVCALVFVAMHLMSAEMNAIDSDRGRSAIAAAVESLVVGLGETTADQATWTEAYINTYIEPNPAWFDSAWGATARISDAYDTAILTDMSGDILFGETSRGPVTGGLGDLFSGVPQLLARLESSVARLGDDATVSQLSRNARGVAALAAAVVHGNTGQASIPRDQRRVLWLARQLDDTMLRNVAARFQLPLPRLVEMPKPDHDSMALTDAAGAAIATIDWPPRRPGDPAFAHTAIVAVPVMLIIGVLVFVVLAAFRHSIKLRTVSEERDWYNARYDGTTGLLSRFGLEEHLAQSIPRKRTELPLAISQINVDGLQDIVGLYGREAANELLIALAQRFEAIIDGGAVLARTGPTELSLACLGEDAGDKVRGLANRILAGASDPLPVGNLKLKVGLSIGVADAPVRRDNVGNVIRMAETAVARARETGGNHTVAYDPAIEDERRRRIELQADIRRGLEAGEFDLEYQPIIDFRTQAILGVEALMRWNRRAAGPMGPGEFIPAAEASGLIDDLGMFALRRAIEEIGPLGALKISVNVSPAQLRNPTLPQTVFSTLEEWGVEASRLQLEVTESFLVSHPDRAIRLIEQLRQSGIIIALDDFGTGYSSIGYLKQFQFDRVKLDRSLVAEIDSDPVQAALVESTMIYAFAMGLAVTAEGVERREEAALLSRLGCREFQGYLFARPLRLAQLQRLLQGEQALREAS, from the coding sequence TTGCTGAACTTCACCCTGTGGATCGCCCTGCCGGCGGTGGCCGTCTATCTCGGGGTCTGCGCGCTGGTGTTCGTCGCCATGCACCTGATGAGCGCCGAGATGAACGCCATCGATTCCGATCGCGGCAGGAGCGCCATCGCCGCGGCAGTGGAGTCGCTGGTGGTCGGGCTGGGCGAGACCACGGCCGACCAGGCGACCTGGACCGAGGCCTACATCAACACCTATATCGAGCCCAATCCTGCCTGGTTCGACTCGGCCTGGGGCGCCACCGCTCGTATTTCCGACGCCTACGATACCGCCATCCTCACCGACATGAGCGGCGATATCCTGTTCGGCGAGACCAGCCGCGGCCCGGTGACTGGCGGGCTCGGTGATCTGTTCAGCGGGGTGCCGCAACTGCTCGCACGACTGGAGAGCAGCGTTGCGAGGCTCGGCGACGATGCCACCGTCTCGCAGTTGTCGCGCAATGCGCGCGGCGTTGCGGCGCTGGCCGCCGCGGTGGTGCATGGCAACACCGGGCAGGCCAGCATTCCGCGCGACCAGCGCCGCGTGCTCTGGCTCGCCCGCCAGCTCGACGACACCATGCTGCGCAATGTCGCCGCCCGCTTCCAGCTGCCGCTGCCGCGGCTGGTCGAGATGCCCAAGCCGGATCACGACTCGATGGCCCTCACCGATGCGGCGGGGGCGGCCATCGCCACCATCGACTGGCCGCCGCGACGACCGGGTGACCCGGCCTTCGCCCATACCGCCATCGTCGCCGTGCCGGTGATGCTGATCATCGGCGTGCTCGTCTTCGTGGTGCTGGCGGCGTTCCGCCACTCGATCAAACTGCGCACCGTCTCCGAGGAGCGCGACTGGTACAACGCCCGCTACGACGGCACGACCGGCTTGTTGAGCCGCTTCGGTCTCGAGGAACACCTGGCCCAGTCGATCCCCAGGAAGCGCACCGAGCTGCCGCTCGCCATCAGCCAGATCAATGTCGACGGCCTGCAGGATATCGTCGGTCTTTACGGCCGCGAGGCGGCCAACGAGTTGCTGATCGCCCTGGCGCAGCGCTTCGAGGCGATCATCGACGGCGGCGCCGTACTGGCGCGCACCGGCCCGACCGAGCTGTCGCTGGCCTGCCTGGGCGAGGATGCCGGCGACAAGGTCCGCGGCCTCGCCAACCGCATCCTCGCCGGCGCAAGCGATCCCCTGCCGGTCGGCAACCTGAAACTGAAGGTCGGGCTGAGCATCGGCGTCGCCGACGCTCCGGTGCGTCGTGATAACGTTGGCAACGTCATCCGCATGGCCGAAACCGCCGTGGCGCGCGCCCGCGAGACCGGCGGCAACCACACCGTCGCCTATGATCCCGCCATCGAGGACGAACGCCGGCGCCGCATCGAGCTGCAGGCCGATATTCGTCGCGGTCTCGAGGCCGGCGAGTTCGACCTCGAGTATCAGCCGATCATCGACTTCCGCACCCAGGCCATTCTCGGTGTCGAGGCGCTGATGCGCTGGAACCGCCGTGCCGCCGGCCCCATGGGCCCCGGAGAGTTCATTCCGGCGGCCGAAGCTTCCGGGCTGATCGACGACCTCGGCATGTTCGCGCTGCGCCGCGCCATCGAAGAGATCGGCCCGCTCGGCGCGCTCAAGATCTCGGTCAACGTCTCGCCGGCCCAGCTTCGCAACCCGACGCTGCCGCAGACCGTGTTCTCTACCCTCGAGGAGTGGGGCGTCGAGGCGTCGCGCCTGCAGCTCGAGGTAACGGAGTCCTTCCTCGTCTCGCATCCCGATCGCGCCATCCGGCTGATCGAGCAATTGCGTCAGTCCGGCATCATCATTGCGCTCGATGATTTCGGCACCGGCTATTCCTCGATCGGCTACCTCAAGCAGTTCCAGTTCGATCGAGTGAAGCTCGATCGCTCGCTGGTCGCCGAGATCGACAGCGACCCGGTGCAGGCCGCGCTGGTCGAATCCACCATGATCTACGCCTTCGCCATGGGCCTCGCCGTCACCGCCGAAGGCGTCGAGCGACGCGAGGAGGCCGCGCTGCTGTCGCGCCTAGGCTGTCGCGAGTTCCAGGGCTACCTGTTCGCGCGCCCCCTGCGGCTGGCCCAGCTGCAGCGCCTGCTGCAGGGCGAACAGGCGCTGCGCGAGGCGAGTTAG
- a CDS encoding ABC transporter ATP-binding protein, with product MHLLDVKNLTVSFDTSVGVFNAVKGIDIHVDAREVLAIVGESGSGKSVAMLAVMGLLPPTATVSADKMEFDGKNLLAMSPADRRKIIGKDVAMIFQEPMTSLNPCFTVGFQIEEVLRFHLGMDKAKRRARAVELLDQVGIPNPAERLKSYPHQMSGGQNQRVMIAMAIACNPKLLIADEPTTALDVTIQKQILDLLVRLQAQHGMGLIMITHNIGVVAETADRVVVQYKGRKMEEAGVLELFTAPKSNYTRALLAALPDNATGDRLPTITGTNFEEAV from the coding sequence ATGCACCTGCTCGACGTCAAAAACCTCACCGTGAGCTTCGATACCTCGGTCGGCGTCTTCAACGCCGTCAAGGGTATCGACATTCACGTCGATGCCCGCGAAGTGCTCGCCATCGTCGGCGAGTCCGGTTCGGGCAAGTCGGTCGCGATGCTCGCCGTGATGGGCCTGTTGCCGCCGACCGCCACGGTCAGCGCCGACAAGATGGAGTTCGACGGCAAGAACCTCCTCGCCATGTCGCCGGCCGACCGGCGCAAGATCATCGGCAAGGACGTCGCCATGATCTTCCAGGAGCCGATGACCAGCCTGAACCCCTGCTTCACGGTGGGCTTCCAGATCGAAGAGGTGCTGCGTTTCCACCTCGGCATGGACAAGGCAAAGCGTCGGGCCCGCGCCGTCGAGCTGCTCGATCAGGTCGGCATCCCCAACCCGGCCGAACGGCTGAAATCCTATCCGCACCAGATGTCGGGCGGCCAGAACCAGCGCGTCATGATCGCCATGGCGATCGCCTGCAATCCCAAGCTGCTGATTGCGGACGAGCCGACCACCGCGCTCGACGTCACCATCCAGAAGCAGATCCTCGATCTGCTGGTGCGGCTGCAGGCCCAGCACGGCATGGGCCTGATCATGATCACCCACAATATCGGCGTCGTCGCCGAGACCGCCGATCGCGTCGTGGTGCAGTACAAGGGCCGCAAGATGGAGGAGGCGGGCGTGCTCGAGCTCTTCACCGCGCCGAAGAGCAACTACACCCGCGCGCTGCTGGCGGCGCTGCCCGACAACGCCACCGGCGATCGGTTGCCCACCATTACCGGCACCAATTTCGAGGAGGCAGTGTGA
- a CDS encoding zinc ABC transporter substrate-binding protein, with protein MQKPFFLALAAALTWPTLALAEVPSVVATIKPLHSLVAAVMGELGTPALIVKGASSPHSYSLKPSDAQALQSANLVFWTGHGLELFLEDSIETLAPKATIVELSKAPGIELLPPRETGTFEHHDHGEEEHGEADGHEHGEEQDLHFFLDPANAKMMVATIADSLVAADPDHADTYRANAARETADLDALIAETEASLAPIKDRPFVVFHDAYQYFEKRFGLNVAGSVTLSPEIAPGADRINEIRAKLKTLDAACVFAEPVFEPRIVNVLTEGTTAKQGVLDPEGANLDEGPGLYRQLIENLATSLKACLAQ; from the coding sequence ATGCAGAAACCGTTCTTCCTGGCGCTGGCTGCGGCGCTCACCTGGCCCACCCTGGCACTTGCCGAGGTGCCCAGCGTCGTCGCCACCATCAAGCCGCTGCATTCGCTCGTCGCTGCGGTGATGGGAGAGCTCGGCACCCCCGCGCTGATCGTCAAGGGCGCGTCCTCGCCGCACAGCTACAGCCTGAAACCGTCCGACGCGCAGGCGCTGCAATCGGCCAACCTGGTGTTCTGGACCGGCCACGGGCTGGAACTCTTCCTTGAGGATTCGATCGAGACGCTGGCGCCCAAAGCCACCATCGTCGAGCTGAGCAAGGCCCCGGGTATCGAGCTCCTGCCGCCGCGCGAGACGGGCACCTTCGAGCATCACGATCACGGCGAGGAAGAGCATGGCGAGGCCGACGGACACGAGCATGGCGAGGAGCAGGACCTGCACTTCTTCCTCGATCCTGCCAACGCCAAGATGATGGTCGCCACCATCGCCGACAGCCTGGTGGCTGCCGATCCCGACCATGCCGACACCTATCGCGCCAATGCCGCCAGGGAAACCGCCGACCTCGACGCCCTGATCGCCGAAACCGAGGCCAGCCTCGCCCCGATCAAGGATCGCCCCTTCGTCGTCTTCCACGACGCCTACCAGTATTTCGAGAAGCGCTTCGGCTTGAACGTCGCCGGCTCGGTGACGCTCAGCCCCGAAATCGCCCCCGGCGCCGACCGCATCAACGAGATCCGGGCCAAGCTGAAGACGCTCGACGCTGCCTGTGTCTTCGCCGAGCCGGTGTTCGAGCCGCGCATCGTCAACGTGCTGACCGAAGGCACCACGGCGAAGCAAGGGGTGCTCGATCCTGAGGGCGCCAACCTTGATGAAGGTCCCGGCCTCTACCGTCAGCTGATCGAGAACCTCGCCACCAGCCTTAAGGCCTGCCTCGCGCAGTAG
- a CDS encoding metal ABC transporter ATP-binding protein: MGAHSGHEVLVDVAGAGVKRDGRWLVEGVDVSLRRGEIVTLIGPNGSGKSTTAKLVTGVLKPDAGTVSRKSGLRIGYVPQKLSIDWTMPLTVRRLMALTGSYPASEIDTALAATGVAHLANAEVQHLSGGEFQRALLARAMIRKPDLLVLDEPVQGVDFSGEVALYDLIGKIRDETGCGILLISHDLHVVMAATDTVICLNGHVCCRGTPESVARSPEYLSLFGARAANALAVYQHHHDHTHLPDGRVQEADGRIVEAHEHVHEHEGHSHG; encoded by the coding sequence ATGGGTGCGCATAGCGGGCACGAAGTGCTGGTGGACGTAGCCGGTGCCGGCGTGAAGCGGGACGGCCGCTGGCTGGTCGAAGGCGTCGACGTGAGCCTGCGCAGAGGTGAGATCGTCACGCTGATCGGGCCGAACGGCTCGGGCAAATCCACCACGGCGAAGCTGGTGACCGGCGTCTTGAAGCCCGACGCCGGCACGGTGTCGCGCAAGTCGGGGTTGCGGATCGGCTATGTGCCGCAAAAACTCTCGATCGACTGGACCATGCCATTGACGGTGCGGCGACTGATGGCGCTGACCGGCAGCTACCCCGCAAGCGAGATCGATACGGCGCTCGCTGCAACCGGCGTGGCGCACCTCGCCAATGCCGAGGTGCAGCACCTGTCGGGTGGCGAGTTCCAGCGGGCCTTGCTGGCGCGGGCGATGATCAGGAAGCCCGACCTGCTGGTGCTGGACGAGCCGGTGCAGGGGGTGGATTTTTCCGGCGAAGTGGCGCTCTACGACCTGATCGGCAAGATCCGCGACGAGACCGGCTGCGGCATCCTGCTGATCAGCCATGACCTGCACGTGGTGATGGCGGCGACGGACACGGTGATCTGCCTCAACGGGCACGTGTGCTGCCGCGGCACCCCGGAATCGGTGGCGCGGAGCCCGGAATATCTCAGTCTGTTCGGTGCCCGCGCCGCTAATGCGCTGGCGGTGTACCAGCATCACCACGACCACACCCACCTGCCCGATGGGCGGGTGCAGGAGGCGGACGGACGGATCGTCGAGGCGCACGAACACGTGCACGAGCATGAGGGGCATTCTCATGGGTAA
- a CDS encoding ABC transporter permease subunit, translating into MAAEITTTGSTAPGRFSGLREFWYYFSMNRGAVLGLTVFTLLTLVAIFAPVLAPFSPDQQFREFIRMAPPWAGGTQPQFFLGTDEVGRDILSRLIHGSRYSLMIGFIVVTGALIVGVTLGLVAGYFRGWVDALIMRVMDIILAFPSLLLALVLVAILGPGLFNAMLAIALVLQPHFARLTRAAVLSEKSREYVTSAKVAGAGHIRLMFVTILPNCLGPLIVQATLSFSNAILEAAALGFLGMGAQPPTPEWGTMLARAREFITSAWWIVTMPGLAILITVLAINLVGDGLRDALDPKLKRS; encoded by the coding sequence ATGGCCGCAGAAATCACCACCACGGGTTCGACCGCGCCGGGCCGCTTCAGCGGCCTGCGCGAGTTCTGGTACTATTTCTCGATGAACCGCGGCGCCGTGCTCGGACTCACCGTGTTCACCCTGCTGACCCTCGTCGCGATCTTCGCGCCGGTGCTGGCGCCGTTCTCGCCTGACCAGCAGTTCCGCGAGTTCATCCGCATGGCGCCGCCCTGGGCGGGCGGCACGCAGCCGCAGTTTTTCCTCGGCACCGACGAGGTCGGCCGCGACATCCTCTCGCGCCTGATCCACGGCTCGCGCTATTCGCTGATGATCGGCTTCATCGTCGTCACCGGCGCACTGATCGTCGGCGTCACGCTCGGGCTCGTCGCCGGCTATTTCCGCGGCTGGGTCGATGCGCTGATCATGCGCGTCATGGACATCATCCTCGCTTTCCCCTCGCTCCTGCTGGCCCTGGTGCTGGTGGCGATCCTCGGGCCGGGCCTGTTCAATGCCATGCTCGCCATCGCCCTGGTGCTGCAGCCGCATTTCGCGAGACTCACCCGCGCCGCGGTGTTGAGCGAGAAGAGCCGTGAATACGTCACCTCGGCCAAGGTGGCCGGCGCCGGCCATATCCGGCTGATGTTCGTCACCATCCTCCCCAACTGCCTGGGGCCGCTGATCGTCCAGGCGACGCTGAGCTTTTCCAACGCCATCCTCGAGGCGGCGGCGCTCGGCTTCCTCGGCATGGGAGCGCAGCCGCCGACGCCGGAATGGGGCACCATGCTGGCGCGGGCTCGCGAATTCATCACCAGCGCCTGGTGGATCGTCACCATGCCCGGCCTCGCCATCCTGATCACCGTGCTGGCCATCAACCTCGTCGGCGACGGGCTGCGCGATGCGCTCGATCCCAAGCTCAAGCGGAGCTGA